In Pan troglodytes isolate AG18354 chromosome 20, NHGRI_mPanTro3-v2.0_pri, whole genome shotgun sequence, the genomic window aaaaaaaaaaaaaaaaaaaaagatgtgggggagggtctcaccatgttgctcaggctggtctcgaactcctggcctcaagcaagtctcccactgtggcctcccgaggcgctgggatgacaggcgtcaGCCCCGCCTCCCTGAGGTTTCTGTCTGAGTCCTGCACCCCGGGCTGAGGCCTCTCTCTGTGTGCCCCGCCCCCACCGCAGGCGGAGGAAGCTATGGCCACCTACCGCACCTGCGTGGCCGACGCGAAGACGCAGAAGCAGGAGCTGGAGGATACCAAGGTGACGGCGCTGCGGCAGATCCAGGAGGTCATCCGGCAGAGCGACCAAACCATCAAGTCGGTGCGTGGGGTGCTCCGGCCGCCCGGGCGGGGATGGTGGACAGGGCGGCCTCCCACTGACCCCTCCGCTCTCCGGTGCCGCCCGCAGGCCACGATCTCCTACTACCAGATGATGCATATGCAGACGGCGCCGCTGCCCGTGCACTTCCAGATGCTGTGTGAGAGCAGCAAGCTGTATGACCCAGGCCAGCAGTACGCCTCCCACGTGCGCCAGCTGCAGCGGGACCAGGAGCCCGATGTGCACTACGACTTTGAGCCCCACGTCTCCGCCAACGCCTGGTACCGCCACCCAGCTGCTCTGTCCCCGGCGCACAAGGCCCTGCCTGGGAGCCGGGCTTCCCTCTGTCGGGGGCATGAAGATGAAGCTGTCTTGCCCCCCATCACCTCCCCTCCTTTTCCCGGTTTCTTCCACTAGGTCCCCCGTCATGCGTGCCCGGAAGAGCAGCTTCAACGTGAGTGATGTGGCGCGGCCCGAGGCTGCCGGGAGCCCCCCAGAAGAAGGCGGGTGCACTGAGGGCACACCTGCCAAGGACCACAGGGGTGAGTGTCCGGCGGGTCCCAGGGGCGGACGCTGGCTCCCTGCCACCCACCCTGGCCCTTCACCAGAGACGCCTCTTTCTCCAGCCGGGCGAGGACACCAGGTTCACAAGTCATGGCCGCTCTCGATCTCAGACTCGGACAGTGGGCTGGACCCCGGCCCTGGCGCAGGTGAGGGAGGCTCTCTGGCGGGCTGGGGTGTGGAGCTGCCGCCTCTCCTGGGCCTCAGGGTTTCATCACGCACCGGGGTGATGGAGGGGGCCCCCCTGGCTGGGGGAGTCTGAACAGTCCTGATTCCCGCCCAGGGGACTTTAAGAAGTTCGAGCGGACGTCATCCAGTGGCACCATGTCGTCCACGGAGGAGCTGGTGGACCCAGACGGTGGAGCCGGGGCTTCAGCCTTTGAGCAGGGTGAGGGTCCCCTGACGGGGCTGGAGAGAGAGGGGGGTTTGGACACAGTCCATGGGCCTGGCCCTGACCTGCCTTGGTGACACCGGCTGCCTGTGCTGCCCGCAGCTGACCTCAACGGCATGACCCCTGAGCTGCCGGTGGCCGTGCCCAGTGGACCGTTCCGCCACGAGGGGCTGTCCAAGGCGGCCCGTACTCACCGGCTCCGGAAGCTCCGCACGCCCGCCAAGTGCCGCGAGTGCAACAGCTACGTCTACTTCCAGGGTGCTGAGTGTGAAGAGGTGAGTGGGACGCCCCGACGGACAGCTGGGAGCCTTCGGGAGCCTTTGGGGTGCCCGGCACCGCCGGCCTGTGTGCCCTCAGCAAGGTCCGGCCCAGAGCAGGGAGCAGTCGGCCGCCTTTGGAAGGAAGCGAACGGAGGGAGTGGGGTGGGCTCCTTTAGTTTTGGGGGGCAGGGTTGGCTCTCTGAGGCAGCGAGGCAGGGGGCAGACCTGGAGGGTGAAGAGCCCAGGGGCTGTGGCCAGAAGACCTGGAGGGCAAAGGCCCTGGAGCTGTGTCCAGAAAACCAAGGGGCGGGAAGGAGAGGAGGCCACAGTGGCAGGCGGGATCACCCCTGGGGTGGAAGCCGCGAGCCACTGTCCAGCTTGTGTTTGCAGAAGCTGCCGTGTGGGGGCTGTGAGCGGCCCCGGGGAGGTGGGGTGGAGCCGCTGGGGGCTGCGCTGAGCTGGGCGCCCCGGGGCTGGGCTCACTCACTCTGGCCGCCCCCAGTGCTGCCTGGCCTGCCACAAGAAATGTCTGGAGACGCTGGCCATACAGTGCGGGCACAAGAAGCTGCAGGGCCGCCTGCAGCTGTTCGGCCAGGACTTCAGCCACGCGGCCCGCAGCGCCCCCGACGGCGTGCCCTTCATCGTCAAGAAGTGCGTCTGCGAGATCGAGCGGCGGGCGCTGCGCACCAAGGTGAGGCGGGGGAGGAGGCGGCTCACAGCGAGGAGGCGGGAGTGGGCCGAGGCTGATGGGCCTCCCCACCCGGGGCTCCCGCAGGGCATCTACCGGGTCAATGGGGTAAAGACGCGCGTGGAGAAGCTGTGCCAGGCCTTCGAGAACGGCAAGGAGCTGGTCGAGCTGTCGCAGGCCTCGCCCCACGACATCAGCAACGTCCTCAAGCTCTACCTGCGTCAGGTGAGACCCACCTGAGGTGGCCAGGCAGAGCCTGGAAGGGGCGTAGCCAGGCAGGAGGAGGCGGGGTGGGGGTCCGGGAGCTGGAGCAGGACTGAGCTGGAGCAGGACTGGCGCAAGCGGGGGCCTGGGGAGGACAGGGTGGGCGGGACAGTGcctggcagggcagggctgaggctgggggcGTGGTCACGGTAGGAGCGGGGCGGGGCCAGTTCTGCGCCGAGGCACGGACAGGGACAGGAGGGGCGGGGTGGGGCTTGGTCAGCACGTGGCAGGGGTGTGGCCACGGCAGAAGCTCACCTGACGCTGtgctggggcggggcgggggcggggctctGTGGGGCGTGGCCAGAGCAGGATGGGCGTGTTCAGCGCTTGGCAGGGACCCGTATGAGGCTAGGGGCGGGGCTGAGGCTAGACAAGTGCAGGGCTGGCGGTGGGGCCTGGGCTTGGTGGGGCGAGGCTGGGGCAGGGTGAGTGTGACCAGGGCTTGGCAGGGGCGCGGCTGGGGCCAGGGGCGTGGTCATCCCTGGGGAAGGGCGGGACTGGGGATAGGGGCGTGGTCATGTCTGGGGAAGGGCGGAGCTGGGCTGGGATGGGAGTGGGACCAGCACTTCGCAGGTGATGGGGAAGGGGTCAGACTATGCTGAGTAGAGCCGGAGCTCGTTAGGGTACCTGCAGGGCGGGGCACGCGTGGCCAGAGCGAGAAAGGGAGTGGAGCTGGGGGTGTGCCCCGGGTAGGAGGGGCAGGGCTCATGCTGGGCTGGGAAAGGGGACTGACGCCGCTCTGGGTGGAACCCGAGCTCGGCGGGGTGTGGCCAGTGCTTtgtgggggtggggctgaggctgggggcgTGGCAGGCACACGTGGGGGCTGGGCCAGGCCCACCAACACCTGCTGACCCTTGTTGACTCTGCACAGCTTCCCGAGCCGCTCATCTCCTTCCGCCTCTACCACGAGCTCGTAGGGCTGGCCAAGGACAGCCTGAAGGCAGAGGCCGAGGCCAAGGCGGCGTCCCGGGGCCGGCAGGACGGCTCGGAGAGCCAGGCAGTGGCGGTGGCCATGGCCGGTCGGCTGCGGGAGCTCCTGCGCGACCTGCCGCCTGAGAACCGGGCCTCGCTGCAGTACCTGCTGCGCCACCTACGCAGGTGAGTCCCGGCATATGGAGTGGAGGGCGCGGGGTCCCGGGAGCCGCTCAGCAcctggcccctgcccaccccGCAGGATCGTGGAGGTGGAGCAGGACAACAAGATGACCCCCGGGAACCTGGGCATCGTGTTCGGGCCCACGCTGCTTCGGCCACGGCCCACCGAAGCCACCGTGTCCCTCTCCTCCCTGGTGGATTATCCCCATCAGGCCCGCGTCATCGAGACTCTCATCGTCCACTACGGCCTGGTCTTCGAGGAGGAGCCGGAGGAGACCCCCGGGGGCCAGGTGAGGGTGTGGGCCTGACCAGGGCTGGCCACTCGGGGCTTGGGGAGCAGGGGGCGCTGCTGGGGACAGTCGTTGTCGGATGAAGCCCAAGGAACCACAGGGAGATAATTTTGTTTGGACAGGGTTGTTCGGGAGGCCTctgtctttttgtgtcttttaTGCAAAGAACTCAGCGAGGTCTGCATTGAATCTGGCAGAGGTGCAAAGGCTCTGCGGCCGCCCCTCCACTCTCCCTTGGGGCTGGCCTTGGGCCTCACCCTACACCTCCAGCTTCCTTCCCCGTTTTCCATCCCGGTGCTGCCTGCAGCCACAAGCTCCACGCTGGCCCGGTGTCCACAGCCTGCCCgagttgccactgcactccgccgCGAGGTCAATTCCCGgcttcagattttcttttctgggagttgtagtttcgctcctgttgctcaggctggagtgcaatggggcgatctcagcccaccacaacctccgcttcccaggttcaagcgattctcctgcctcagtctcccgtgtagctgggactacaggcgccggccaccacacccggctaagttttgtatttttaagagagatggggtttcacttggttggccaggctggtctcaaactgctgacctcaagtgatccgcaccccccttggcctcctgaagtgctgggattacaggtgtgagccactgcacgcggcGTCTCGTATTTTTTCAATCCATCTTCCCTGGGTGTTTAGGGGCTGCAGTTTCTCGGGTTTGCTCTTGGCTGAGGACAGACCGCCTGGGCAACAGCGGGTGTCAGTAGCAGTTACGGGCTGTGTGGGTGGGTTTGTTAATTTATAACATGGAAAATGGAGCCCCGGCCCCTCTCTGACTTCCGTTCTGCACTTGCAGGACGAGTCATCCAACCAGCGAGCCGAGGTAGTCGTCCAGGTGCCGTACCTGGAGGCGGGCGAGGCGGTGGTCTACCCCCTGCAGGAGGCGGCGGAGGACGGGTGCAGAGGTGTGTGGCTGCCCGAACGGCCCCAAGGGAGGCTGGCGTGTGCCACCCATGGGCGCACAGGTGCCATGACCTAGTTGTACACACGTGGCAGGGTCCATGGCGCAGCACATTCTGTGGATTTCGTCTGCCACGGAGACCACACCTATGAGCTACTCATTCATTTTCCTTTAACCGGCTGCAAAAACAGGCAAGGCAGTGCCTTTTGAGGTGCCTACCCCGCACTCAGAAACCAGTAACATGAACGGGGGGCTGATGCCTTGTAAGGCTCCAGGTGCACCAGGTCAGGCTAAGTGCCTTTCCTGCAGGAGCCCGTTTTTCTAGAGAAGGGCGTGGGGCTGGGAGTTTGACCCAGGTGGGGCCGGCACTACCCGTCAGAGGCAGCCGGCAGAGTGCCGCATCTAGTTACGGGACACCTGTGTTGTCTGtcttcacactgctgataaatacctgaggctgggcacggtgggtcacgcctgtaatcctagcactttgggaggacaaggcagatcacttgaggttaggagttcaagaccagcctgatcaacatggtgaaatcccgtctctactaaaaatacaaaaattagccaggtgtggtggagggcacctgtaatcccagctactcaggaggctgaggcaggagaatcgcttgaaccggggaggcagaggttgcagtgagccaagatcatggcactgcactccagcccaggcaagagagtgagactctgtctcaaaaagaaatacctgagactgggcaatttacaaaagaaagaggtttaatggagttacagttccatgtagctggggaggcctcacaatcatggcagaaaacaaagaggagcaagtcacatcttgcatggatggcagcaggcaaagggagAGCTTGTGTCAGGAAACTCCAGCTTTTagaccatcagatcttgtgaaacccACGTGCTATCACGGGAACAGCCCAGGAAAGACGCACCTCCAGGCTTCAACCATCCTCCACccgctccctcccacaacacgtgggaattatgggagctgcaagatgaggtttgggtggggacacggagccaGACCCTATCAACAcctctcccctttctccttccctgttTCTCCCCTTGTCTCTCTGTCCTCCTCCCCGCCATGTCTCTCCATCTGTCTGTCCCTCCCCttgtctctccccatctctcctgtctctccatctctcctgtctctccatctctctcctgtctctccatctctcgtctctccatctctctccccatctctcctgtctctccccatctctcctgtctctcccccatctctctctccatctctcctctctcctgtctctccccatctctctccccccatctctcctgtctctccccatctctctccccccatctctcctgtctctcccccctcccccatctctcctgtctctccccatctctctcccccatctctcgtctctccccatctctctcccccatctctcgtctctccccatctctctcccccatctctcctctctccccatctctcctgtctctctccccctctcctgtctctccctctctccccctctcctgtctctcccccatctctccgcatctctctccccctctctcctatctctccccatctcttgtctctccccatctcttgtctctccccatctcccctgtctctctctccccccctcctgtctctcccccatctctctctccccctctctcctgtctgtctctcccccatctctctctccccctctctcctgtCTGTCTCCCCCGCCATCTCCCTTTCTCAGAATCTCGAGTTGTGTCCAACGATTCGGACTCGGACCTAGAGGAGGCCTCCGAGCTGCTGTCCTCATCGGAGGCCAGTGCCCTGGGCCGCCTCAGCTTCTTGGAGCAGCAGCAGAGCGAGGCCAGCCTAGAGGCGGCTTCTGGCAGCCACAGCGGCAGTGAGGAGCAGCTGGAGGCCACAGCCCGGGAGGACGGGGACGGTGACGAGGACGGCCCGGCCCAGCAGCTCTCAGGATTCAACACCAACCAGTCCAACAACGTGCTGCAGACCCCACTGCCCCCCATGAGGCTCCGTGGCGGGCGGATGACGCTGGGCTCCTGCAGGGAGAGGCAGCCGGAATTCGTGtgagctggggtggggctgggaccacaggtggcttctctcttgcctgctccTGTCCCTCCAGCACGTCCCCTGCACCACGGCTTAGGTGCGCCGTCCTGGGGTCGCTGCCGAGAGCGCCTGGACTTCGACGTCCCACCAGCGGGCGCCTCCTCCCGGAGGCTTCCAGGAGCACGAGGGCCTTGGGGCACAGGACTGTGCCCTGTGCTCTCCCCTGCACCCCGGCTCAGCTGAGCTGGGGAACACTGCTGTCGTGTGAAGTCGCAGTGGCCTTGTTGGTGCCCACAGGGCTGTGTGGATGGAGGAAGCTGTCCCTGCGCAGTGCATCCCCCGGGTCATCACAGGGACGCAGGAGGCAGGCCCTGCCCCGCCCTCTCCTCACAGGTCTGTTGCAGGGACTCCAGAAACCATGCTGGGAGCCGTGGATGGGGGCGGAGCTGGGGTTTGGTGCAGTTTCCAGGGTGCAGTACAGCAGGGCCTGAATACTGGCCCTGGACTCCTTTTTCCAGAACACCAGGTGTGGCCACCTGGGGCTCAGGTACACAGTGGGGTCTCTCGGAAGCCACCGTGTAGTTCTTCCACAGGCACGTTTATTTTgctgaaataaaaagtttttaatcgGGTGTTTTCTGTGGCAGCTGCAAGCTTAGGAGGGGCCagggaggggacagagagagCCCCGTAGCGTGGCCCTGGGCCTCCCCCTACGGGAGGGATGTGTGAGGAAGGGAACCCCCCGCCATGGGGCCCCGCGAGGTGGGAGCCCGGGTGATTTTCACCACAGGCTGTGCAGACGGTCAGGCATCGAGTGACCTCGTCATGTCCACCTGCAGCCCAGGGCAGTCCAGGAAAACGTTCTAGATGACGGACGTGTCCCCCGGCTCTAAGGTTTCACATGTCAGCCCCACATGGCCACCAAGCACTGGAAACGTGGCCCATGCGCCTGtggaactgcattttttttttttttttgagacagggtgtgaccctgtggcccaggctggagtaggggagcacaatcgtagctcactgcagcctcggcctcctgggctcaaatgatcctccctcctcagcctcccaaagtgttgggattacaggtgtgagccactgtgcccaggtaatctttaagttttttgtagaggtggggggtttctctgtgttgcccgggctggtcttttaactcctgagctcaagcgatcctccacttcctgggttcaagtgattctcctgccttagctcccaagtagctgggattacaggcatgcgccaccatgcccaggtaatttttgtatttttagtagagacggagttttgccatgttggtcaggctgctttcgaactcccgacctcaggtgatccgcccacctcggcctcccaaagtgctgggattacaggcgtgagccaccgcgcccggccacctccAGAATTTTCTTatcttcccaaactaaaactGCACATGACACACactgtcccctccctcctccccagccccggGAACCCCCATCCTACTTCCAGTCTCTGACGACTCTAGCGACCTCCTAGGAGTGACATCAATGTTTGTCCCTTTGGGTCTGGCTTGCTTTGGccaagacaattttgaaaaaagtacATTTGGAGAGAAGGGGAAGCGTTGTCCCCATCACACACACCGTCCGCGGCCCGGGGATCTGGGGACCCTGCTGCACAGAACAGTGGGCGCGTTACAGACCACCGACCGCACGAGGGTGAATTACATcttaataaagctgctgtgagaGAACCACGTGGCTAGGTTAAACTTGGGCAGATGAGGCcttctgaaatcagacagtaAGCAAACGGGGAAGTAGAGCCAGATCCCAAACGTCTATACGAGGAACTGGCCGCAAACCACAGCTGCACAAGCCAGAGAACAACTCCACACCCTCACGGGAAGGGAAGAGACAGACACGCTCACGCCTTACCCAGGAGCACGAAGTGGAAGGGCAGGGCGAGGGCCTGGGGAGGCACTGACCCCTGAAGCCAGCGCGAGGAGGGCCCACCTGCCAAGCTGACCTCGTGTGCTTGGGTGAGGCAGGGCCACCTGCTGAAAACCTTGTTAGTCAGCCTGGTTTCTGTATCAAGCAAATTTATTTGCTCAAAACATCTTTACCATTTGAAAACACCCAACCTCCTACAACAACCGAGAACTCCAGAGCTGGCATCTCGCACCCTGGTGGCTTGAGCACGTGCACGGCTGTGAATGGAGTAAAGAGCCGAGGCCGGGCTGGGGCCGCCACGCATCAGGGCCCCCGAGGGAGGGAAGACGAGGGGTGGAAGGCCGAGGGCCCAGGAGGAAGCAGTGGCTGGTGGGAGACCCGGACCCCAAACCCCCAACAGAGGGGACCCAGCGTGGTCTGGGTGAAGACCCGGCACCAGCTGCCCCCAGGTGACCTCCCTCTGGGGGCCTTGTCCCTTCTGAGGCTGCATCTCGCACAAATCCACAGGTGAATGGGGCGGGCTGGGCCACAGGAAGCCTCACCCCAGGACGGGAGAACGTGGGTGGAGGCCACCTGCCTTGGGGAGTCCAGAGGAGCAGCGGCGGTGAGCTGGGGGGCCGGATTCTGGCAGGGCAGGGGCGTTCGTCCTGCAGGGATGGGGGTCGCTGTCTGTGTGTCTGCCTCTAGGGGCTGGGAAAGGGGGAGAGCGGTCACACAACAGGGGCAGATCCAGTGTGCCCAGGACAGCGCAACGCCCACCGAGCGTGACGGGGTGCGGGAGGCCTGGCGGGAGGAGGCCCAGGCCGCAGTGCAGGGGCCGGGCCCGAGCGTGACGGGGTGCGGGAGGCCTGGCGGGAGGAGGCCCAGGCCGCAGTGCAGGGGCCGGGCCCGAGCGTGACGGGGTGCGGGAGGCCTGGCGGGAGGAGGCCCAGGCCGCAGTGCAGGGGCCGGGCCCGAGCGTGACGGGGTGCGGGAGGCCTGGCGGGAGGAGGCCCAGGACAGCGCAACGCCCACCGAGCATGACGGGGTGCGGGAGGACTGGCGGGAGGAGGCCCAGGCCGCAGTGCAGGGGCCGGGCGGCTCCCTTGTGCCCAGCGGTCACACAGGCGTGGGCAGTCGCTCTGACCTCAAAGGAACCGTGCCAGCATCAGACCAGGCCGAGCCCCACCCCTGGGCTGAGTGTGAAGTGGGGCGGCCTGCAGGACAGCAGCTCGCCATGACCAGGGTCCAGGGGAAGCTGGGAGGCTCTCGCCATGGGCAGAGGCTGTCCCGCTCCTGAGACTCCGGCCAGTCCCTCCCAAGGCGCCCACTCAGGGAAGGGTTGGCCTGAAGCTGTGCCTCCTCTCTCAGCTCTGGGGTCTCTGGGCAGGTTTCTAAACCCTCTTCTGGAAAGTCCCGCCGCACAACTGCCCTGCAGGTGAACGTCTCCCGCTTCTAAGGTGGGTCAGCGGCGGCAGAGACGCACGCCCTGCGTACCAGGACTCTCCCGTCCAGGCGCACAGCCCCAAGAGCTGCAGCCTACGGTCGGGTGGGGTCTGGGGGTGTCCTGGGAGCGCCTGGTGGCCCAGCTGGGCTGGTGCTAGGAGGGGCTTGCTGCCGGACAAAGCAAGAACAGCCCTGCACACCGACAGAAGGGACGACACCCCTGCCTCTGACCCCACCTCAGTGCCTGTCCCTCGGCCGTCTCACCTGTCAGGCGGTAGCTACTGCACCAGCCGGTAGGTGATGTACCTGCCAGCCGTCTCACTGGGCCGGATGATCTTCACCACCTGCAGAGGCAGAGAGCAGGGGCTGCGAATGCTTGAGGGGTCTCACTGCAGTCACCAGACAGCAGGCGGGCAGCACACGGGCTGGGGATGGCCGGCAGGGGTCCGAGATGGCTGAACCCGGGCTGCGGGACCCGCTCCCTGGGAACCTGGGTCACGCTCTTCTCTGGGCCCAGTGGCCCTGGCTTTAAGAGGCGGATATTGGGGGTGTGGTCTCGAGGTCCCCTCCAGGCCCTGGGTCAAGGGGGAGGGGCTGTCGGGGAGGGACAGAAGCCCCCTTCTCCGAGTGGTCAGCTCAGAGCAGCCCCAGGGCCCCTTCTCCCCGCAGGGCTCACCTGCCCACGCTTTATCCCAAAGTAGCGCGCCACAGGGTCCCCCGCCTGGATCCTGGGCAGCTGGTTCTCTCGGAGCTTACTGCGAAGCAGCGTCAGGAAAATGCCAGACAGGGccgtggggggtgtgtgtggtgggggggaaCGCGGAAGTCTCGAGGgacagggaggggcagggccGGTGGGGCTGGAAAGGATACTATCGGGCCAGCAGCTCTGTCACCTCCTCCTTGGTCATGACGACATGCTCAGGGACCAGCTGCCGAGAGAGGAAGCCACCAGGCATCACCAAGGGCTGGTGAGACCCCACGTGGCTCCCAGGTGCCACCACAGCCCCTGCGCCTTCAGACGGACAAGAGCCCTGAACCCCACCCCGATCCCCGGCAGTCAGGgagcccacccaccccaccccggcTCCACAGGCGGGGGACGGAGTCACAGCTCCTGGGGCTTGAGGCAGATGGGCTGGGCACAGCCACCTCCTGCTGGGACTCCTCCTGTCTCAGCACTAGGGTCCCTCCACACTCCCAGCAGTCCCGATTCTACAGGCTGGGGTGGGCCTGGggatctgcattttttttttttttttttttttttttgagacggagtcttgctctgtctcccaggctggagtgcagtggcacaatctcggctccccgagtagctgggactacaggcgcctgccaccacgcctggctaattttttgtatttttagtagagacggggtttcaccgtgttagccaggatggtctggaactcctgacctcgtgatccgcccgcctcggcctcccaaagtgctgggattacaggcgtgagccaccgtgcccggccgggatCTGCATTTCTAGGAAGCTCCCGGGTTCGGCTGCTGCAGGCCCAGGGCCACCCTTTGAGAACCCTGTCCTCCATGCACTAATAGGAACACCTGCCCTGGGCCCCAGATCCCACATCTTCCTGGCCACCCACAAACGCCGCATCTCTGCCGGCCCCATGCAGGCGGGACTCCGCGGCGCGCGCCCACCTCGTGCTCCGTGATGTTGATGAGCAGCTCCTGCTGCAGAAACTGCTCCAGGATGTACTTGGGGGCCATGTCGATCAGGGACTGCAAGAGAGCGGCTCTCAGGCACGGCCCGGAGGGGCCCAGACAACCCTAACCTCACTTCCTGCCTCAAGCTACCTGGGGCTTACTCGTGTGCCCCAACAACACACCCACGTCATGAATCAGAAAACCCCACCGCCAGCCCAGGAGCCTTGAACAGCCcgcccccctccccagcctctctgctCATCGAGGGCATCCTGTCACGAGCAGTGATGAGGCTGTGGAAACTCGGATGTGTTTCCATCCATCACATGCTTCCAGGGGCGGCCCTCAGAGCTGGCAGGGCGACCTCTTCCCCATACAGGGGTGCTGCTCTGTGTGGCTGCGTGAACCCCGCAGCTGGTG contains:
- the ARHGAP45 gene encoding rho GTPase-activating protein 45 isoform X4, which produces MSRGQRVLKGLLGWVCTWTRAWRARLGARGCGLHVLCPRDLPLPPEELPRKDGADAVFPGPSLEPASGSSGVKATGTLKRPTSLSRHASAAGFPLSGAASWTLGRSHRSPLTAASPGELPTEGAGPDVVEDISHLLADVARFAEGLEKLKECVLHDDLLEARRPRAHECLGEALRVMHQIISKYPLLNTVETLTAAGTLIAKVKAFHYESNNDLEKQEFEKALETIAVAFSSTVSEFLMGEVDSSTLLAVPPGDSSQSMESLYGPGSEGTPPSLDDCDAGCLPAEEVDVLLQRCEGGVDAALLYAKNMAKYMKDLISYLEKRTTLEMEFAKGLQKIAHNCRQSVMQEPHMPLLSIYSLALEQDLEFGHGMVQAVGTLQTQTFMQPLTLRRLEHEKRRKEIKEAWHRAQRKLQEAESNLRKAKQGYTQRCEDHDKARFLVAKAEEEQAGTAPGAGSTATKTLDKRRRLEEEAKNKAEEAMATYRTCVADAKTQKQELEDTKVTALRQIQEVIRQSDQTIKSATISYYQMMHMQTAPLPVHFQMLCESSKLYDPGQQYASHVRQLQRDQEPDVHYDFEPHVSANAWSPVMRARKSSFNVSDVARPEAAGSPPEEGGCTEGTPAKDHRAGRGHQVHKSWPLSISDSDSGLDPGPGAGDFKKFERTSSSGTMSSTEELVDPDGGAGASAFEQADLNGMTPELPVAVPSGPFRHEGLSKAARTHRLRKLRTPAKCRECNSYVYFQGAECEECCLACHKKCLETLAIQCGHKKLQGRLQLFGQDFSHAARSAPDGVPFIVKKCVCEIERRALRTKGIYRVNGVKTRVEKLCQAFENGKELVELSQASPHDISNVLKLYLRQLPEPLISFRLYHELVGLAKDSLKAEAEAKAASRGRQDGSESQAVAVAMAGRLRELLRDLPPENRASLQYLLRHLRRIVEVEQDNKMTPGNLGIVFGPTLLRPRPTEATVSLSSLVDYPHQARVIETLIVHYGLVFEEEPEETPGGQDESSNQRAEVVVQVPYLEAGEAVVYPLQEAAEDGCRESRVVSNDSDSDLEEASELLSSSEASALGRLSFLEQQQSEASLEAASGSHSGSEEQLEATAREDGDGDEDGPAQQLSGFNTNQSNNVLQTPLPPMRLRGGRMTLGSCRERQPEFV
- the ARHGAP45 gene encoding rho GTPase-activating protein 45 isoform X3 — encoded protein: MSRGQRVLKGLLGWVCTWTRAWRARLGARGCGLHVLCPRDLPLPPEELPRKDGADAVFPGPSLEPASGSSGVKATGTLKRPTSLSRHASAAGFPLSGAASWTLGRSHRSPLTAASPGELPTEGAGPDVVEDISHLLADVARFAEGLEKLKECVLHDADLLEARRPRAHECLGEALRVMHQIISKYPLLNTVETLTAAGTLIAKVKAFHYESNNDLEKQEFEKALETIAVAFSSTVSEFLMGEVDSSTLLAVPPGDSSQSMESLYGPGSEGTPPSLDDCDAGCLPAEEVDVLLQRCEGGVDAALLYAKNMAKYMKDLISYLEKRTTLEMEFAKGLQKIAHNCRQSVMQEPHMPLLSIYSLALEQDLEFGHGMVQAVGTLQTQTFMQPLTLRRLEHEKRRKEIKEAWHRAQRKLQEAESNLRKAKQGYTQRCEDHDKARFLVAKAEEEQAGTAPGAGSTATKTLDKRRRLEEEAKNKAEEAMATYRTCVADAKTQKQELEDTKVTALRQIQEVIRQSDQTIKSATISYYQMMHMQTAPLPVHFQMLCESSKLYDPGQQYASHVRQLQRDQEPDVHYDFEPHVSANAWSPVMRARKSSFNVSDVARPEAAGSPPEEGGCTEGTPAKDHRAGRGHQVHKSWPLSISDSDSGLDPGPGAGDFKKFERTSSSGTMSSTEELVDPDGGAGASAFEQADLNGMTPELPVAVPSGPFRHEGLSKAARTHRLRKLRTPAKCRECNSYVYFQGAECEECCLACHKKCLETLAIQCGHKKLQGRLQLFGQDFSHAARSAPDGVPFIVKKCVCEIERRALRTKGIYRVNGVKTRVEKLCQAFENGKELVELSQASPHDISNVLKLYLRQLPEPLISFRLYHELVGLAKDSLKAEAEAKAASRGRQDGSESQAVAVAMAGRLRELLRDLPPENRASLQYLLRHLRRIVEVEQDNKMTPGNLGIVFGPTLLRPRPTEATVSLSSLVDYPHQARVIETLIVHYGLVFEEEPEETPGGQDESSNQRAEVVVQVPYLEAGEAVVYPLQEAAEDGCRESRVVSNDSDSDLEEASELLSSSEASALGRLSFLEQQQSEASLEAASGSHSGSEEQLEATAREDGDGDEDGPAQQLSGFNTNQSNNVLQTPLPPMRLRGGRMTLGSCRERQPEFV